GCTCAGCGTGCTACTCGTGGTGGCGGCGATAGCCTGCGCAGTGGCCATCTGGGCGCTCGTCGAGATGGCGAAGACGGCACGCTCGGTCAAGCGACTCACCGACGACTTGGACGCCCGCGTCATTCCTCTCGTCGATAAGCTCGATGTGAGCGTCGATGCATTCAATGCGGAGTTGCTTCGTGTTGACGCCATCGTCACGCGGTTCGAGGAAGTCAGCGAGCGCGTCGAGTCCACTTCGCGCACGGTGCATGACGTCGCCAACGCCCCCGTCGAGATCGTCACCGATCTCGCCGACCGTGTGCGCAAGGCGTGGCGGACGCGCAAGTCCGCGCACACCGACGTCGATACCACCGGCCAGACGCCACCCGAGGCTGATGCGGCCACCGCATCGCCTGCGGATGCCCCGACGCCCACGTCCGAGCAAACCGACACCATCCTGGTGTCGTTCGACGATGAAGACCCGATCCCAACCGGGACCGACGCCTAGAGGAGGCGAGCTGATCCACTCATGGGACACGATCTGATCACCCTCACGGTTCCTGCGCGCAGTGACTACGCGCGCACGGTCCGCATGACCGCAGCGGCGCTGGTCGGCCGGATGGACATGAGCTACGACGATGTCGAAGACGTGCGGATGGCGGCAGAGGAAGCCTTCGTCTACGCAGTCGACACGTTCGACGACGACGCGTCGGTCGTCTTCGAGTTTCGAGTCGGCGACAACGAGATCGAGATATCGGTACCACTCGGCAGCAAGTGCGTCTCGGCAGATGAACCCGACGATGCCGCTTCACTTGCAGGCTTCATCCTCGAGTCCGTGTGCGACGAGCATGAGTTCGCAACCGGCGAAAACGGTGCGTTCTTGCGGCTCGTGAAGCGCGCCGGGAGCGCCGATGCCGACTAGGAGCGGAGCGCATAAGCAGTCACGCCGCCTCTCGTGGGACAAGGTCCACACAAAGAACCTGTTTCGCAAGTATCGGCTTGAGGGCGATGAAGACGCTCGTGACGAACTCGTCACGATGTATCTCAATCTCGTGAAGTACCTCGCGAGCCGCTTCCGCAACCGTGGGGAGCCCATCGACGATCTCATCCAGGTGGGTACCATCGGGCTGATCAAGGCCATCGACCGCTTCGACATCGAGCGCCAGGTGGAGTTCACCACCTACGCGACGCCGACCATCGTCGGCGAGCTGAAGCGCTACTTCCGGGACAAGGGGTGGGCAATCAAGGTCCCACGCCGTCTGCAGGAACTCTCGTTTAAGGTGAATCAGGCGGTCGATGCACTCACGCAGCGGCTGCAGCGCTCACCGACGATTCCCGAGATCGGTGAGTATCTCGGCGTCACACCTGAAGAGGTGCTCGAGGCGATGGAGACGAGCGAGGCGTACAACTTCGTCTCGCTTGAGAGCGATCGTGGAGGCGACGGGTCAGACTCCTTCTCGATTCTCGAGTACGTGGGCAAAGATGACGCGCTCATGGCCGTGATCGATGACCGTACGACGCTGTCGGCCGCGTTCAAGCAGCTCACGCCGCAGGAGCAGCGCGTGCTCTACCTGCGATTCTTCGAAGGGCTCACGCAGACGGAGATCGCTCGGCAGCTCGACATCTCGCAGATGCAGGTCTCGCGGCTGTTGCGCCGCACCCTGAGGGTGCTTCGCGAGAACATCGTGAGGGAGTGACGAGGGCATGACCACGCCCGAAGCCCGCTACCGCCGGTGGCGCCAGACCTCGCTCGTCGCGTGGGGATCCATCGGCGTGCTCGTTCTACTGGCGATTGCATTGTGGGGTATCGGCAAGATCGCCGGCGCCCTCGTGCCGTTCGTGATCGCGTTCATCTTCGTGTTCCTGCTCAACTGGCCGGTTCGCGTGCTCGCCGATCGCGGTATGTCGCGCGGCGTGGCGGCCATCCTGTGTCTGTCGTCGGGCTTCGTGGTCTTCGGTGCACTCGTCGTGCTCGCCGGACCCTTCGTGGTGCGGCAGGTCATGTCGCTCGTCGACTCGTCACCGGAGAGTTTTCATCAAGCCGAGGCCATTGTGGTTTCGCTGCAAGAACGCTACGCCGACATCGCGTTTCCGCAGTGGCTCGGTGGCTTCATCACGGCAACCGGAACTCGGCTGTCGGAGCTCGCTGTCGCCTTCGGGGACGAGGTCGCTGGCGCCGTGGTCGCCACGGGAGGCGGAGTTGCGACCGCGATCTTCGATCTCGTGCTCGCCGTGGTCATCGCGTTCTGGGCGCTCAAGGACCTGCCCAAACTGCGTCACGAGATGACGGCGCTCGTCGGGCCGAAGTACGAGGACGACGCGGAGCATCTGATCTCGACGGTCACCCGGGTGGTCGGTGGCTACCTTCGCGGGCAGACGCTCGCTTCGCTTTCCACCGGCCTTCTGGCCACCGTCGGGCTTGCAGTCATCGGCGTTCCCTACGCTTTCGTGCTTGGCCTGATCACCACCGTGTTCAACTACGTTCCCTACGTCGGTCCGTTCGCCGCGGGGCTCATCGCGGCACTTGTGGGGCTCATCAAGGGGCCGTGGATAGCGTTGCTCGCAATCGTCGTCATCGTGGTCGCGCAGAACGTGACCGATACGCTCATCACGCCCCGGGTCATGTCCGATCAGGTCGACCTGCATCCGACGCTCGTGATATTCTCGCTGCTTGTCGGCGGCTCGCTGTTCGGGATTCCGGGCATGCTGTTCGCTATCCCGGTCGCTGCCACCGGCAAGGGCCTGTTCGTCTACTACTTCGAGCAGCGCACCCAGCGACAACTCGCCAGTGAGGACGGCGCCTTGTTCCGCGGCTCCGGCTGCGATGATGAGCGTACGGAACCATCTGACGACGACGCCGGAATGGCGTAAGGGGCTCGCCCCGACCGATTGCGAACAACTGAGGAGCAACACGTGAACTCGGCCGAGATCCGCGAGAGTTTTCTTGCCTACTTCGAGAGCAAGGGATGCACACGGCAGCCCTCGTCCTCGCTCATTCCCGATGACCCGTCGCTGCTTCTTACTTCCGCGGGTATGGTGCAGTTCAAGCCGGTGTTCCTCGGCTTGAAGGACCTTGGTTTCACGCGCGCGACGACGGTCCAGAAGTGCGTTCGCACCACCGACATCGACATCATCGGCACGACGGGAAGGCATCACAGCTTCTTCGAGATGCTCGGCAACTTCAGCTTCGGCGACTACTTCAAGTCCGAGGCTGCCGCGTGGGCCTGGGAGTACTCGACCGAGGTGCTCGGTCTGGACCCGGAGCGGATCTGGGTCTCGATCTACGAGGACGACGACGAGGCAGAGGCCATCTGGGTCAACGAGGTCGGAGTGCCCGCCGAGAAGATCGTGCGCATGGGCGCGAAGGACAACTTCTGGTCGGCCGGCCCCACAGGTCCGTGCGGCCCGTGCTCGGAGCTGTACTACGACCAGGGTCCGGAGCTGGGCTGCGACAGTCCGGATTGTGCCGTCGGCTGCGACTGCGATCGCTATCTGGAGTACTGGAACCTCGTCTTCATGCAGTACGACCGCGCCGAAGACGGGACGCTGACCCCGCTTCCGAAGCAGAACATCGACACCGGGATGGGGCTTGAGCGAATCGCCGCGATTCTGCAGGGTGTGAACTCGAACTTCGAGACCGACATCCTGCGCGACCTCATGTCCCTGGCCGAGGAGATCACGGGCGCGGACTACGGCGCCAGCGAGAAGGTCTCAACCTCGGTCCGCATCATCGCCGACCATGCCCGCGCGATGACCTTCCTCATCGCCGACGGCGTCATCCCGAGCAACGAGGGCCGTGGGTATGTGCTCAGACGGCTGCTTCGCCGCGCGGTGCGCCATGGCCGCCTGCTTGGCGTTGAAGACGCGTTCCTCGTACGGCTCATCAACCGCGTCATCGAGCTGATGGGCGACGCATACCCGGAGATCGTCGAGCACCGCGAGCTGATCACGCAGATCGTCTCCAGCGAGGAGGAGCGTTTCGGCGCAACCCTTCGGCAGGGCGTGAGCTTCCTCGAGACCGAACTGGCTGCGGTGCTTGCGCGCGGCGACAAGCTCGATGGCGTCGTCGCATTCACGCTTCACGACACCTACGGCTTTCCGTTCGAGCTGACCGCCGAGATCGCCGCCGAGAAGGGCGTCGACGTCGACGTCGAGGCGTTCAACGCCGAGATGGAGACGCAGCGCGAACGTGCGCGTGCGGCCGTCAAGGACGAGTCGTGGAACACGTTCGGCGGCGTATACAACGACCTTGCGCAGTCAGTGAGCACCCAGTTCCTCGGGTACGAGCATGACGAAGTCGACTCACGCGTCGCCGCGATCGTGGTCGCAGGCGAGAAGGTCGAGCGCCTCGCAGCAGGGGAGCGCGGCGAGCTCGTGCTCGAGAAGACGTCCTTCTACGGTGAACAGGGCGGACAGGTCGGCGACGTGGGCGTCATCACGACCGAGGCCGGCGCTCGTTTCGTCGTCGAGGACACCAAGATTCCGCACGCCGGTGTCGTGGCTCACGTCGGCGTCCTCGAGACGGGAACCCTAGCAGCCGGCGAGAGCGTACATACGGCGATTGATGTCATGCGCCGCGAGCGCATCCGCCGCAACCACACCGCGACCCATCTGCTGCACTGGGCACTTCGTCTCGTACTCGGCGATCATGCAAAGCAGGCCGGGTCGTTTGTGCGCCCCGATCGCCTCCGCTTCGACTTCACGCACTTCGAGGCGATGAGCGCCGAACAGCTCGAGAAGGTTGAGCGACTTGCGAACGCCAAGATCTTCGAGAACCACCCGGTCCGCGCCTATGAGACGTCGATCTCTTCGGCTCGCGAAGCCGGAGTGACCGCGCTGTTCGGCGAGAAGTACGGCGATTTTGTGCGCGTGCTCGAGGCGGGCAACTTCAGCAAGGAGTTGTGCGGGGGCACCCATGTGGGCCGTACGAGCGAGATCGGCCTGCTCAAGATTGTGAGCGAGAGCAGCGTCGGGGCGAATCTTCGCCGTATCGAGGCGGTCACATCTTTCGACGCCTACGAGCAGATCCGGCTCGAGGAGCACGAGCTCAACGAGGCTGCGGCGGCGTTCAAGGTGCCGCGATTCGACGTCTCGGAGCGTGCCGCACAGGTCGTCAAGCGACTCAAGGAGATCGAAGCCGGTACGACGCGGATGAAGGACGCCGTCGCTGATGACGAGCTCAACCGCATGATCTCCGAGGCAATCGATGTCGGGTATCGCCTCGTGGTCACCCAGGCGCCCTCGCTCCGCCCGCAGGGGCTCCGCACGATCTGGGACGTCCTGCGTGGGCGTGGTATCGATGCCGCGGTACTGCTGTGCGCCGACGCCGAGACCGGCAAGCCGATCTTCGTGGCGGCCGGCTCCGACGCCGCTGTCGCTGCCGGCTTCGACGCTGGCGCCGTGGTGCGCGCCATGGCTCCCGGGTTGGGCGGCCGCGGTGGCGGCAAGCCGGCGATGGCGCAGGGCGGCGGCGAGGACGCGGCCGGCATCGCTGACGCCCTTCAGGTCGCACGCGAGACGCTCGGCGTCGGCTAGCAGGCGTATGCGCGTTCTGGCGCTTGATATCGGCGAGAAGCGGATTGGGGTCGCGGTGTCTGACGTGACCGGGACCGTGGCGACGCCGCTCGTCGTTCTCGATGCGAAGGCGGCCCTTGGCGACGGCCTGAGCATCAAGCGCGTCGCGGATGACTACGAGGTCGAGCTGTTGGTCGTCGGACTTCCGCGCTCACTCGATGGGACCGAGGGGCCGCAGGCCGCCAAGGTTCGCTCGGCGGCCAAGCGAATCGAGTCGCTCATTGGCCTTCCTGTGGCGTTCGTGGATGAGCGGCTCTCATCGAGCGAGGCAACCAAGGCGATGTCGTCTGCGGGAATGACCGAGCGTGACATGCGTGGCCGTGTCGACATGGTGGCCGCTGCGCTGTTCCTTCAGACCTACCTGGATGCCGAGCGTACGCGCGATTCCGAAGGTCGGTGATCGCGATGTCGCAACCCACACCACCTCGACCCGGCAGGCTCCGAAACAAGCATCTCATCTCGGTGGCCACTGTGGCTGCGGTCATCATCGGCGCGGTGGTCGCGGTGCTGGTCGCCGCCGGGGTATGGCTGTTCTTTATCGCCCCCCAGGTCGATGTCACACCCGGAAAGACGGTTCGAGTTCGCGTGGCCTCCGGTTCGTCGACTCGTGACATCGCGAACAAGCTGCTCGATGCAGGCGTGATCGCCAATCCGAACGGCTTCGCGCTGCACTCACGACTCGTCGGCGCCGACGGCAGGATGCAGCCGGGCACATACGAACTGACCACCGGGATGTCCAACGCCGACGCAATCGCGGTGTTGGAGACGGGTCCCCTGCTCGACCTCATCAGCGTGACGATCCCCGAGGGATTCCGGGTCGACCAGGTCGCGGAACGACTCGAACGCGTCGCCGGCATCCCCAAGAAGGAGTTCCTCGCACTCGCGGAGCACGAGGCCCCCCGGTTCGCCGAGCGACACCCGGCGCTCGCGGGTGTGTACAAGGGTTCGCTGGAAGGCTATCTCTTTCCCAAGACCTATCGGCTCAAGCCGGGTACCACTGCCGAGCAGGCGATCGAGATCATGCTCTCGCAGTTTGACGAGGAAACAGCCAGCCTCGACTACTCGTATGCCGAGAGTAGGGGGCTGACCCGCGCTCAGGTTGTGACGATGGCCTCGATGATTGAGCGCGAGAGCCGGCTCGACTCCGAGCGCCCGAAGGTCGCGTCGGTGATCTACAACCGGCTTGACCGGGATATGCGGCTCAAGATCGATGCGACCATCGAATACGTGCTGCGTGAGAAGCGGCTGCGCCTGACCAACGCCGATCTGTACACAAAGACCCCGTACAACACCTACTTGCACAAGGGTCTCCCGCCAGGACCCATCTCCAGCCCCGGGATCGCCTCACTCCAAGCGGCCACAGC
Above is a genomic segment from Coriobacteriia bacterium containing:
- a CDS encoding ATP-binding protein, giving the protein MGHDLITLTVPARSDYARTVRMTAAALVGRMDMSYDDVEDVRMAAEEAFVYAVDTFDDDASVVFEFRVGDNEIEISVPLGSKCVSADEPDDAASLAGFILESVCDEHEFATGENGAFLRLVKRAGSADAD
- a CDS encoding SigB/SigF/SigG family RNA polymerase sigma factor, encoding MPTRSGAHKQSRRLSWDKVHTKNLFRKYRLEGDEDARDELVTMYLNLVKYLASRFRNRGEPIDDLIQVGTIGLIKAIDRFDIERQVEFTTYATPTIVGELKRYFRDKGWAIKVPRRLQELSFKVNQAVDALTQRLQRSPTIPEIGEYLGVTPEEVLEAMETSEAYNFVSLESDRGGDGSDSFSILEYVGKDDALMAVIDDRTTLSAAFKQLTPQEQRVLYLRFFEGLTQTEIARQLDISQMQVSRLLRRTLRVLRENIVRE
- a CDS encoding AI-2E family transporter; translated protein: MTTPEARYRRWRQTSLVAWGSIGVLVLLAIALWGIGKIAGALVPFVIAFIFVFLLNWPVRVLADRGMSRGVAAILCLSSGFVVFGALVVLAGPFVVRQVMSLVDSSPESFHQAEAIVVSLQERYADIAFPQWLGGFITATGTRLSELAVAFGDEVAGAVVATGGGVATAIFDLVLAVVIAFWALKDLPKLRHEMTALVGPKYEDDAEHLISTVTRVVGGYLRGQTLASLSTGLLATVGLAVIGVPYAFVLGLITTVFNYVPYVGPFAAGLIAALVGLIKGPWIALLAIVVIVVAQNVTDTLITPRVMSDQVDLHPTLVIFSLLVGGSLFGIPGMLFAIPVAATGKGLFVYYFEQRTQRQLASEDGALFRGSGCDDERTEPSDDDAGMA
- the alaS gene encoding alanine--tRNA ligase — protein: MNSAEIRESFLAYFESKGCTRQPSSSLIPDDPSLLLTSAGMVQFKPVFLGLKDLGFTRATTVQKCVRTTDIDIIGTTGRHHSFFEMLGNFSFGDYFKSEAAAWAWEYSTEVLGLDPERIWVSIYEDDDEAEAIWVNEVGVPAEKIVRMGAKDNFWSAGPTGPCGPCSELYYDQGPELGCDSPDCAVGCDCDRYLEYWNLVFMQYDRAEDGTLTPLPKQNIDTGMGLERIAAILQGVNSNFETDILRDLMSLAEEITGADYGASEKVSTSVRIIADHARAMTFLIADGVIPSNEGRGYVLRRLLRRAVRHGRLLGVEDAFLVRLINRVIELMGDAYPEIVEHRELITQIVSSEEERFGATLRQGVSFLETELAAVLARGDKLDGVVAFTLHDTYGFPFELTAEIAAEKGVDVDVEAFNAEMETQRERARAAVKDESWNTFGGVYNDLAQSVSTQFLGYEHDEVDSRVAAIVVAGEKVERLAAGERGELVLEKTSFYGEQGGQVGDVGVITTEAGARFVVEDTKIPHAGVVAHVGVLETGTLAAGESVHTAIDVMRRERIRRNHTATHLLHWALRLVLGDHAKQAGSFVRPDRLRFDFTHFEAMSAEQLEKVERLANAKIFENHPVRAYETSISSAREAGVTALFGEKYGDFVRVLEAGNFSKELCGGTHVGRTSEIGLLKIVSESSVGANLRRIEAVTSFDAYEQIRLEEHELNEAAAAFKVPRFDVSERAAQVVKRLKEIEAGTTRMKDAVADDELNRMISEAIDVGYRLVVTQAPSLRPQGLRTIWDVLRGRGIDAAVLLCADAETGKPIFVAAGSDAAVAAGFDAGAVVRAMAPGLGGRGGGKPAMAQGGGEDAAGIADALQVARETLGVG
- the ruvX gene encoding Holliday junction resolvase RuvX → MRVLALDIGEKRIGVAVSDVTGTVATPLVVLDAKAALGDGLSIKRVADDYEVELLVVGLPRSLDGTEGPQAAKVRSAAKRIESLIGLPVAFVDERLSSSEATKAMSSAGMTERDMRGRVDMVAAALFLQTYLDAERTRDSEGR
- the mltG gene encoding endolytic transglycosylase MltG is translated as MATVAAVIIGAVVAVLVAAGVWLFFIAPQVDVTPGKTVRVRVASGSSTRDIANKLLDAGVIANPNGFALHSRLVGADGRMQPGTYELTTGMSNADAIAVLETGPLLDLISVTIPEGFRVDQVAERLERVAGIPKKEFLALAEHEAPRFAERHPALAGVYKGSLEGYLFPKTYRLKPGTTAEQAIEIMLSQFDEETASLDYSYAESRGLTRAQVVTMASMIERESRLDSERPKVASVIYNRLDRDMRLKIDATIEYVLREKRLRLTNADLYTKTPYNTYLHKGLPPGPISSPGIASLQAATAPAQTDFIYYVLTGKDGSHTFTTNLADFLVAKKKSKEVFGR